Proteins found in one Magnolia sinica isolate HGM2019 chromosome 5, MsV1, whole genome shotgun sequence genomic segment:
- the LOC131246739 gene encoding cytokinin riboside 5'-monophosphate phosphoribohydrolase LOG1-like yields the protein MIFDMGFVFHWINERFSTFSLMVFLCRIIPKTLMCKEITGETERELKLVASMHQRKAKMSRHSDAFIALLGGYGTLEELLEVITWAQLGIHNKPVSNLY from the exons ATGATTTTTGATATGGGTTTTGTTTTTCATTGGATTAATGAACGTTTTTCGACCTTTTCTTTGATGGTTTTTCTTTGTAGGATCATACCGAAGACTCTCATGTGCAAAGAA ATTACAGGAGAAACAGAAAGAGAGCTGAAACTAGTGGCCAGCATGCATCAAAGGAAGGCAAAGATGTCCCGCCATTCCGATGCTTTCATCGCATTACTAG GTGGGTATGGAACCTTAGAAGAGCTCTTGGAAGTCATCACCTGGGCTCAGCTAGGAATCCATAATAAACCCGTAAGCAATCTCTACTAA
- the LOC131247160 gene encoding PI-PLC X domain-containing protein At5g67130-like, with product MGYLYKDVRGVMPDMYDFNNHIWLCHFFGGQMLQFNSIQPAINVLKEIQVFLDANPLEIITIFIEDYVTSPHGLTKVFNAASLRKFWFLVSGMPKNGQDWPIIDDMISKNQRLLVFTSKSAKEASEGIAYEWRYIVENQCKPCFLSFHKSIIDSLFIGFGDWAETADGDSWMKASSYPNRAESSPMNTTTRSLVLENYFLDNPNLATTCKDNSAPLTSMTGTCHEAVGKRWPNFIAVDFYQRSDGGGAPQAPPDNPSHPFFLFLSFFLSFFLDF from the exons ATGGGATATCTGTAT AAGGATGTTAGAGGGGTGATGCCTGACATGTACGACTTCAACAATCACATTTGGTTGTGCCACTTCTTTGGAGGCCAAATGCTACAATTTAATAGCATTC AACCTGCTATCAATGTGCTGAAAGAAATTCAAGTGTTCCTTGATGCCAACCCTTTGGAGATCATTACAATCTTCATAGAAGATTATGTCACATCACCTCACGGCCTAACTAAGGTATTCAATGCCGCCAGCCTTAGGAAATTTTGGTTTCTGGTATCAGGGATGCCTAAAAATGGGCAGGATTGGCCCATCATCGATGATATGATTAGTAAGAACCAGCGTTTGTTGGTATTCACCTCAAAATCAGCCAAGGAGGCTTCTGAAGGCATTGCCTATGAGTGGAGATACATTGTAGAAAACCAATGTAAGCCCTGTTTTCTCTCCTTTCATAAAT CTATCATTGATTCTCTTTTTATTGGTTTTGGTGATTGGGCTGAAACTGCAGATGGTGACAGTTGGATGAAGGCGAGTTCTTATCCTAATCGTGCGGAATcatctcccatgaacacaacaaCAAGATCCCTTGTTTTAGAGAACTATTTCCTTGACAATCCTAATTTAGCGACAACTTGTAAGGACAACTCAGCTCCACTTACTAGCATGACCGGTACATGCCATGAAGCAGTAGGAAAACGATGGCCCAACTTCATTGCTGTCGATTTCTACCAG AGAAGTGATGGAGGGGGAGCCCCACAAGCCCCACcggataatcctagccatccgttttttctctttctttctttctttctttctttctttttggactTTTGA